In the Haladaptatus sp. QDMS2 genome, CAATGGAATCTGGAATCGGTTCGTCAATCACATGAACAATTTCAACAATCTACCATATCAATACCCTCCCCATAGACTCAAGATATGCTGTCTATGACGTAGTCACTAAATTGACCGGGACACCCTATCCGAAGCGGACATCATCATTCAGAATGTCGGGTAAAGGTGAATCCCAGTAGAGCGAAGAATTGTATATACAAGGCTGTTTCAAGTCCTATTCGAAGTTCATTCCGAGCCATATCAATGACTGGTGAACGTGGATAAGCTAATCAAGGTTCCATGTCCGTACGATGTCAACTCCAATTCGAAATTCCATCTCAGAGGGTTTACCTTGCCCCAAAATAGTCCATGGACTCTGCAACACAATCCTCGATACGATTCTCAAGTTGGTTCGCGAGTTTATCGAGTTCTTTTGAATCATATTGTTGCGTCCAATAGTCCTCTACCGAAGTGAAGAACAGCGTCGTCCGAACTCCCCGTGTCAAATCCGCCTGGTGTAGGGCGACGGCGTACGCCTCCAACTGATTCTGATATCTAGTCACTGCAGATTCGATATGATCTTGTGGGACGTCTCCCGTTTTGTAGTCGATGATGTGAAACTCATCATCCGTGACGAGCAACTGGTCGATGAGTCCTCTTACTTCTCCATGTTTGAACTCTGCGGTCACGATTGTCTCTGCATGTGAGGAGGCTTCCGATTCGATTCGAGATTCGAGGAACCGCAATGCCCGTCTCGTGTGCATCTCGATGAGTTCCATATCCAACGCATCCACGGACACGTCTGGCTCGGCAGCGATGAATCCTTCCGCGATGGTCTTCCACTGCTCCGCAGGGGCCCGAAGTTCACAGAGTTTGTGTACGATATCTCCGAGTAGGGTCGCGGGTAATTCAGACTCCGGTCTCTCCGAGCCGCCTTCAGCAGGCTCGTGGACCAATATCACCCGATTTTGAAGTTCATCGTAGACGAGTTCTCCCTTCCGTGCGAAGAGCGCCTTGAGACCTGAAGGAGTGAACCTATACCGTGAATTTGCAGACATCGGAATCGACCGTTCGATGGTGGTAGTTGGGTTCGATGATTGCAGCTTCGGTTGCCAATCGACCGCCTGTTCTGGTAACCGTACGGTGTAGGTTCCGTTTCCGAGCGAGCCGGTCGCACTTCCGGTTGATTCGAGCTCATCGACGATTTCTGGGTCGAGCAGTGCATCCTGTACCCAATCGCGCCACGAGGTGGCCGCTTCTGGATTTGGTGCTCGGATGGCTGAAAGCCCGCTCGTAGACACGTCGGCTGACGATTCTATGGCATGGGTGCCAGAGAGGATGAGGTGGTCCCGGGCCCGTGTACAGGCGACGTAGAGGATACGTTTCTCTTCGGCGCGCTCTTCCAGTTCTCGCTGTCGTTTGATGCTGATTCGTGAGACTGTATCCGTCTCGTGGAACGCATCATCAGATTTCGGGGCTTTCATCCCGACAGCAGGACCGCTAGGCAAGGTTTCGAATTCTAGTTTCCCATCGGCGATGGAACCCCTGTTCATGAACTTTCGCGAAACTCCAGGGACGGCGACGACCGGGAATTCTTCGCCTTTCGCATCGTGTATGGTGAGGATGCGGACTCCCTCTGCATCTTCGGGGATGGTTGCTTCACCCTCACGACGGGCATTTTCGACCCGTCGCTCGAGTCGCATAACCAACGTCGCAAGGCTGGTGATGTCGGTCGCGTTTCGAAGTTGATTTCGCAACTTCTCTACGTTGGCAACCGCTTGACGAGACCGTTCACCTGCACTAATGCTGACGAGGAAACTCGTTTCGTCGATAATACTGGTGAGGAGTTCACTCCAGGATTCGGTAGCGGGCGAGGTCGTTGTCACTCCTGCCGCAGCTCGCCATTCGTTGATTCGTCTCACGATTGCACCGATTTCTGGGTCGGATGCTCTTCGGAGTGAGTCCCAGAGGGGGGTTGAGCCGGTCGAGCGGTCGTCCCCGAGGAGTGCGGCTATCTTCTCATCTGGTAACCCGAACACAGGGGATCTGAGAGTCGCGTACAAGGCCCGTTCGTTCTCTGGAGAGACGAGCGTTCGGAAGAGATTGATGAGTGCTTCTATCTCAGGGGTTTCATAGAAGCCGATTCCCGAAGCGACTGTGTACGGAATCCCAGCGACGGAGAGTGCTCGCTCGTACGTCTTCAGGTGCGTTCGACTCCGAATGAGAACCGCGACATCGGTCGGTTCGACCGGGCGTGTCTCGAGTTCGTTCGCTTCGCTTCCTTCACCTCGTACACGGTTCAACACTGCCTGCCGTCCATCTTGTTCCTCATCGACGGTCTCAGATTCGTATACCAACGTCTCCTCTGCGAACAGCCGAGTTAGCCGTGCTGCGAGTGCCTCTGCTTCGAGTTCTGCCCCATGTGAGACTTGCGTTGCATCGATTGGTGCGTTCTCCTCGTAGAGGTTCTCGATGAGCTCTTCGTTCGTCGGGACGCAGAGGTACTCTACGGAGGCGTCGATGTCCTCAGGGTTATTTCGAGCTGGTTCGAGGGGTTGTGGACGCGCCTCGAAGGGAGCTGCCGTATCGGCCACGAAGATTCGATTGAACAGGGCGTTCAGGAAGTACAGGACGTTCGGAAGCGTCCGGAAATTCAAGGATAGCTGCTCACCGTTCTCGAGAGCATCCGAAAACTCCTCACCTTCGCCAGCATCCGTCGTCACTGCGCCCCGATGTTCGTTCGCCGCTTGGAGCTCCGCCTGTACAGCCCCGAACATCGTCACATCCGCGTTACGGAAGCGATAGATGCTCTGCTTGCTGTCACCCACGACGAAGACGTTGTCTCCCTCGTAGGACGTAGGATTCGAGGTGGTCAGGTGTTTGATGATATCCCACTGTCGTGGATTCGTATCCTGGAACTCATCGACCATCACGAAGGCGAACTGCGACCGTAGCTCGTGCAATGTCTCTTCCGATGCATGGTCCTCGAGGAAGGTGTAGGCGAACTCGATTTGATCTGTGTAGTCGACGAGGTTCTGACGGCGTTTCTCAGCTGCGTACCGGTCACCGACCACGATGAGGACTTTAGCCAGTGCAGTTAGATACCGAAAGCTCCGCGCATCGGACTCAATGTTCACGTCCACTAGGAGTGCCGGTGGGTTGAGCCACTCCCACAACGTTTCCATCGCCTCAGCGACCGATTGTTGTTCGGCTTCGTATCCGTCCCAATTCGAATCGATCCCGTGATAGTACGCATCTGAATAGCGCTCCCCCTTCGATGTGGTCAGGATATCACAGATTTCGTTCACGCATCTCTGTCGGGCTCGATTGTCAACATCGACATCTTGGTCTCGGATGCCGTACGCTTGGAGTCGCTCGAGAATTGAGGTGAGTTGCTTCCACGCTTTATCCTTCTCACTAATCGGTGGTGATTCGTCGGCGAGCCGTTCGAACGTCTCAAACGCGTGCGATGGGGGACCCTGGAAGGTCTTGCGTGCGAAGGTGGGACTGATGGGATACAGGTTCTCCCATACGTACTCTGTGTACTCCTCACGTGTGGCATCCCGCCACCGTTCGGCCCACTCGAGGCTCTCAGGGCGCTTCGTTAACAACGATGAAAGTATCGACTTGAGGTCGCTTCGTGTGAAACGGCGGGCAAGTGTCCGAATCTCATCGGTACCTTCGAGCGCTTCGATGGACGACGCGACCGTCCGTTCGATGAGTGCGACGGTCTCGTCTTCATCGAGCGTCGTGAATCCAGGGGCTATCTCCGGTACGTTGAGTGCGTGTTCGCGTAGTAATCGAGAGCAGAATCCATGGAGAGTGTGAATGTACCCGGATTCGATATCATCTGCGATTCGCTGCCACCGTGCGAACGATTCCTGGTCGTCGATGGTCTGTAACTCCTGGGATACCTCCGTCCGTATCTTCTCTTTCAGCTCGCTAGCAGCACGTTCGGTGAAGGTGGTGGTGAGGATGTTCTCGGGGCTGAGTCCTTGAGAGGTGTCATCGAGTCCACCACTATCTTCGAGAACGGTCTCTCGGAGTAATTCCATATACCGTGCGGTCAGGGTCGTTGTCTTCCCCGTCCCTGCACCGGCCGTCAGTGAGATGTTTCGGTCGTGTGTTCCGGCAGCAATCTGTTGTTCCTCAGTCAGTCGGTCCCAGTCGACCATCTTCAGGCACCCCCTTCAGTATCACTTGCTTCATAATGGATTCCTCGGGCCATCTCTGGGATGTACGAGGGTGATTCGGACGTCTCCAGCTCTTCGATGGTTTCGTGGCGTTGATGCGGTCGAACATCGCAAACAGATTGGTAGGCACAGTACCGACACCCAGCATCGTTCGGGTCCAGTATCGTCGGGTGGAACGCTCCTTTCTCAATCGCAGCGGTAATTCGTCCGATACGGCTCACGATTTCTTCGTCGATGAACGTCCGGAATTCTGCGTGCGTCTCGAACCGAGGATACTTCCAGGCAAGCATCGCTGCTCCGCCCCCTTTTCGCATATGGGCAGTGTGCTCTTTCGAGCCGATTTGACCTTTATAATGGTTGACCTCCAGTGGGGGTTTGAGTTGGTAATATGACCCTCCAACGGTTGAAATATCAGCGTCGTCTCCTTTCTCGAGGACCGACTCGGCCATATGCGCGTAGAGTGGAAGTTGGAAGCGCAATCCATCCAGGGTCGCGGCCTCGTTAGGCGTATTCCCTGTCTTGTAATCTCTGACGACGAGATGGAGTCCGTCCTCGTCGCGATAGGTGTCGATTCTGTCGACGGTTCCGGAAATCGGAATCCTTCCGTTCTGGGTCTCGAGTTGGACGGGCTCTTCTTGCAGGACGGTGGTATCGAACTCACGTCGGCGTCCGAAGCGAGCCTCGAACCAGGTGGGAGTCACGGTCGTATTGGAGAGTAGTTCTTCTTCACGGAGGAACCGACAGAGAACGCCGATTTCCGGTTCGTCGGGTCGGCGATTCCCGTAATAGGGATTCGAGGCTTCGTCACCTAGTCCAGCGAAGACCGCTTCGAGCCAGGCTCGTTGGAACGGCGTGGGCTCTCGGGTCAACGTCTCATCTAACTCTGCAAGTGCGATTTGGAGTAGTTGGTTCTGCCAGTACTTTGTGTCAGAGATGATTTCGTCGACGGGCTCTCCGAGGGAGTCCTGCTGTTCGAGGTAGAATCGTTCCACGACCGCGTGCACGAAGCTGCCCTTCTGGAGTGGACTCGCTTCTGCGGTCAGCGAATCGTCCTCTTCGATTCCAATCACCGTTTTCATGTAGAACTTGAATCCACAGGCCGCGTAGGTTTCGAGGGCGGTCGGACTGTAGGATTCAGAATCGGTCGGATGGAACAAGGCTCGACGCGTTTCCTCAGACAAGCGGGCATCGTACCGGGTGAGGCTGGGTTCGCTTCTGGATGCCGCACATGCACCTCCGGCTTGAGCTCTTTCAGCACGCTCTGCATCGAACGTGCCGACATCGGCCGCGGCCTCGACCCACTCAATGACTTCTTCTGGTCCATTGATGGCGAGTGTGGAAGCAAGGGACCGCTGCACGTCCTCTCGACAACCAGTCTCTTTTGGAATCTCGCGAGCGTCGAGTCCACTCACACGATGTATCTCTGCCAGGATGTCGGCTTCGACGAGAGGGGTCCCATCAAGTTCGTGTGTGGGTGCGGAGAGAGTTACTGAATCAGCCCCTGCCATCAGGGTCGCGACGTGGTACCGGGCACGGAGCTGTGTATCGG is a window encoding:
- a CDS encoding exodeoxyribonuclease V subunit beta; this translates as MVDWDRLTEEQQIAAGTHDRNISLTAGAGTGKTTTLTARYMELLRETVLEDSGGLDDTSQGLSPENILTTTFTERAASELKEKIRTEVSQELQTIDDQESFARWQRIADDIESGYIHTLHGFCSRLLREHALNVPEIAPGFTTLDEDETVALIERTVASSIEALEGTDEIRTLARRFTRSDLKSILSSLLTKRPESLEWAERWRDATREEYTEYVWENLYPISPTFARKTFQGPPSHAFETFERLADESPPISEKDKAWKQLTSILERLQAYGIRDQDVDVDNRARQRCVNEICDILTTSKGERYSDAYYHGIDSNWDGYEAEQQSVAEAMETLWEWLNPPALLVDVNIESDARSFRYLTALAKVLIVVGDRYAAEKRRQNLVDYTDQIEFAYTFLEDHASEETLHELRSQFAFVMVDEFQDTNPRQWDIIKHLTTSNPTSYEGDNVFVVGDSKQSIYRFRNADVTMFGAVQAELQAANEHRGAVTTDAGEGEEFSDALENGEQLSLNFRTLPNVLYFLNALFNRIFVADTAAPFEARPQPLEPARNNPEDIDASVEYLCVPTNEELIENLYEENAPIDATQVSHGAELEAEALAARLTRLFAEETLVYESETVDEEQDGRQAVLNRVRGEGSEANELETRPVEPTDVAVLIRSRTHLKTYERALSVAGIPYTVASGIGFYETPEIEALINLFRTLVSPENERALYATLRSPVFGLPDEKIAALLGDDRSTGSTPLWDSLRRASDPEIGAIVRRINEWRAAAGVTTTSPATESWSELLTSIIDETSFLVSISAGERSRQAVANVEKLRNQLRNATDITSLATLVMRLERRVENARREGEATIPEDAEGVRILTIHDAKGEEFPVVAVPGVSRKFMNRGSIADGKLEFETLPSGPAVGMKAPKSDDAFHETDTVSRISIKRQRELEERAEEKRILYVACTRARDHLILSGTHAIESSADVSTSGLSAIRAPNPEAATSWRDWVQDALLDPEIVDELESTGSATGSLGNGTYTVRLPEQAVDWQPKLQSSNPTTTIERSIPMSANSRYRFTPSGLKALFARKGELVYDELQNRVILVHEPAEGGSERPESELPATLLGDIVHKLCELRAPAEQWKTIAEGFIAAEPDVSVDALDMELIEMHTRRALRFLESRIESEASSHAETIVTAEFKHGEVRGLIDQLLVTDDEFHIIDYKTGDVPQDHIESAVTRYQNQLEAYAVALHQADLTRGVRTTLFFTSVEDYWTQQYDSKELDKLANQLENRIEDCVAESMDYFGAR